One region of Armigeres subalbatus isolate Guangzhou_Male chromosome 3, GZ_Asu_2, whole genome shotgun sequence genomic DNA includes:
- the LOC134219380 gene encoding glyoxylate reductase/hydroxypyruvate reductase: MNVFSRAIGLRRSALSFGLLKNFVPKPVIFPLGTTIRTYCYGYLSMKPKVYVTRNDYARIGMDLLKEECDLSIWDEAYPVPRDEFFKNVAGKDAIFCSLNDRIDKELLDQAGPSLKIVATISVGFDHIDVKECRDRGIRIGYTPDVLTDSTAELTVALLLATARRLFEANKEAHTGGWKSWSPMWMCGTSIKNSVVGIFGFGRIGQEIAKRIAPFKPAQIQFTSRTDKCFTAEELGVSQVPFDELIETSDFIIIACSYTMETANLFNDSVFSRMKPSTILINTSRGGVVEQHDLIHALKAGKIQAAGLDVTTPEPLPLDSPLLQMSNVVILPHIGSADVETRTEMSRITACNILAGLKGVKMISEV, from the exons ATGAACGTCTTTTCCAGAGCAATCGGCCTACGAAGGAGTGCGTTGTCCTTCGGTTTGCTAAAAAATTTCGTCCCAAAACCTGTGATTTTCCCGCTGGGCACAACAATTCGCACATACTGCTACGGTTATCTCAGCATGAAGCCAAAGGTCTACGTCACCAGAAATGATTACGCTCGCATCGGAATGGATCTGCTGAAGGAAGA ATGTGACCTTTCGATTTGGGATGAAGCCTATCCAGTACCTAGAGatgaattcttcaaaaatgtagCCGGGAAGGATGCTATTTTTTGTTCGCTGAACGATCGTATCGACAAAGAACTATTAGATCAAGCCGGGCCAAGTCTAAAAATTGTGGCGACCATTTCTGTTGG GTTCGACCATATTGACGTGAAGGAATGTCGTGATCGTGGAATCCGTATTGGTTACACACCGGATGTTCTTACAGACTCAACGGCGGAGCTTACGGTGGCTCTTCTTCTGGCAACGGCTCGTCGCTTGTTCGAAGCTAACAAAGAAGCTCACACGGGCGGATGGAAGAGTTGGTCTCCCATGTGGATGTGTGGAAcaagtatcaaaaattctgtGGTAGGAATATTCGGTTTCGGTCGAATCGGACAAGAAATAGCCAAACGGATTGCTCCTTTCAAACCTGCACAGATCCAGTTTACAAGCCGTACGGATAAATGCTTCACAGCGGAGGAGCTCGGAGTCTCACAAGTTCCTTTCGACGAGCTTATTGAAACCAGCGATTTCATCATTATCGCATGTTCTTACACAATGGAGACGGCCAATCTGTTTAATGATTCGGTTTTCTCGCGGATGAAACCTTCGACAATTTTGATCAACACTAGTCGTGGTGGAGTGGTTGAGCAACACGATCTGATTCATGCTCTGAAGGCGGGAAAAATTCAAGCAGCGGGACTGGATGTTACAACGCCGGAGCCACTGCCATTGGATAGCCCGTTGCTGCAGATGAGCAACGTCGTTATCCTGCCGCACATAGGAAGCGCCGATGTTGAGACGCGTACGGAAATGTCCCGCATCACAGCCTGTAACATCCTGGCAGGGCTC